A single region of the Sorghum bicolor cultivar BTx623 chromosome 9, Sorghum_bicolor_NCBIv3, whole genome shotgun sequence genome encodes:
- the LOC8065295 gene encoding jasmonic acid-amido synthetase JAR1 isoform X1 — MSVSLGYCFILRIIVLSNPGTHRNHIAWIASKLLSPSPVSMYSAFRGDKSKILPVKMPICSCEETIHEFEMLTRDAGRVQKDTLKKILELNADAEYLKKFGLNGRTDVESYKSCIPLCVHSDLEPYIHRIADGDSSPLLTGKPVTSLSLSSGTTQGKPKFLPFTDELLETTLQIFQTSYAFRNRKYPIGRGKALQFIYGSKQVVTKGGILATTATTNLYRRARYKEGMKDIQSQCCSPDEVVFGPDFNQSLYCHLLCGLIYSDEVHQVFSPFAHSLVHAFQTFEEVWEDLCADIRGGVLSEKVTVPSIREAVTKILKPNPELADLIYKKCMGLSNWYGVIPALWPNAKYVYGIMTGSMEPYLKKLRHYAGHLPLISADYGASEGWVGANINPTLPPEQVTYAVLPQTGYFEFIRLEKPEGEETENSASIHYIESEPVGLTEVEVGKIYEVVITTFGGLYRYRLGDIVKVAGFHNSTPELRFICRRSLVLSINIDKNTEKDLQLAVEEAAKLLDAEKLEIVDFTSFVEKSSDPGRYVIFWELSSDASEDVLRSCANCLDLAFVDAGYMGSRKIKAIGPLELRILKKGTFKEILDHFLSLGGAVSQFKTPRFVSPLNVKVLQILNRNTTGSYFSTAYGL; from the exons ATGTCTGTTTCTTTAGGATACTGCTTTATCCTTCGTATAATTGTATTGTCAAACCCTGGCACCCACCGGAATCATATAGCCTGGATAGCCAGCAAGCTGCTCTCTCCGTCTCCTGTCAGTATGTATTCAGCTTTTAGAG GTGATAAATCCAAGATTCTTCCAGTAAAGATGCCGATCTGTAGCTGTGAAGAAACTATCCATGAGTTTGAGATGCTAACACGCGATGCTGGGCGTGTACAGAAGGATACACTGAAAAAGATCCTTGAGTTGAATGCTGATGCTGAATATCTGAAGAAGTTCGGCCTCAATGGCAGGACTGATGTAGAGAGCTACAAATCCTGCATCCCGTTGTGTGTGCACAGTGATCTTGAGCCATACATCCATAggatcgctgatggtgatagcTCTCCACTCCTCACTGGGAAGCCCGTCACCTCCCTTTCCCTCAG TTCCGGAACAACACAGGGCAAGCCCAAGTTCTTGCCATTTACTGATGAATTGCTTGAGACCACACTTCAAATATTCCAGACTTCATATGCATTTAGGAACCG tAAGTATCCAATAGGAAGAGGAAAAGCGTTGCAGTTTATCTATGGTAGCAAGCAAGTGGTAACAAAAGGTGGCATCCTTGCCACAACTGCAACGACAAACTTGTACCGGAGGGCACGTTACAAGGAAGGGATGAAGGATATCCAGTCTCAATGCTGCAGCCCTGATGAAGTTGTTTTTGGCCCTGACTTCAATCAGTCCTTGTATTGTCACTTGCTCTGTGGGCTAATATACTCTGACGAGGTCCATCAGGTGTTCTCGCCATTTGCTCACAGCTTAGTCCATGCATTTCAAACATTTGAGGAGGTTTGGGAAGATCTATGTGCTGACATAAGAGGTGGTGTCCTCTCAGAGAAAGTTACAGTGCCATCTATTCGTGAAGCTGTTACAAAAATCCTGAAGCCCAACCCTGAGCTTGCTGACTTGATCTATAAGAAGTGCATGGGCTTGAGCAACTGGTATGGTGTAATTCCAGCGCTCTGGCCAAATGCAAAGTATGTCTATGGTATCATGACAGGTTCCATGGAGCCATACCTAaaaaagttgaggcactatgctGGGCACTTGCCTCTGATAAGTGCAGATTACGGTGCATCTGAAGGATGGGTTGGTGCTAATATAAACCCCACACTACCACCTGAACAGGTGACATACGCTGTTCTCCCCCAGACCGGTTATTTTGAGTTCATTCGTTTGGAGAAACCCGAAGGTGAGGAGACGGAGAATAGTGCCTCCATTCATTACATAGAATCAGAACCAGTTGGCCTGACCGAAGTTGAGGTCGGAAAAATCTATGAAGTTGTGATAACTACCTTTGGAG GTCTATATCGCTACCGGCTAGGAGATATTGTGAAGGTAGCAGGCTTCCACAACTCAACACCCGAGCTCCGGTTCATCTGCCGCAGAAGCCTAGTCCTGAGCATCAACATCGACAAGAACACCGAGAAAGACCTCCAGCTGGCTGTTGAGGAGGCAGCAAAGCTCTTGGATGCAGAGAAGCTGGAAATTGTGGATTTCACTAGCTTTGTGGAGAAGTCAAGTGACCCTGGTCGCTATGTCATCTTCTGGGAGCTGAGCTCCGATGCAAGTGAGGATGTGTTACGAAGCTGCGCAAATTGCTTGGACCTAGCCTTTGTTGATGCAGGATATATGGGTTCAAGGAAGATCAAAGCCATTGGCCCACTTGAGCTACGGATTCTGAAAAAGGGAACCTTCAAGGAGATTCTAGATCACTTCCTGAGCCTTGGTGGCGCCGTGAGTCAGTTCAAGACACCTCGATTCGTCAGTCCGTTGAATGTCAAGGTTCTGCAGATACTAAATAGGAACACCACCGGAAGTTACTTCAGTACCGCCTATGGGCTCTGA
- the LOC8065295 gene encoding jasmonic acid-amido synthetase JAR1 isoform X3, with protein MPICSCEETIHEFEMLTRDAGRVQKDTLKKILELNADAEYLKKFGLNGRTDVESYKSCIPLCVHSDLEPYIHRIADGDSSPLLTGKPVTSLSLSSGTTQGKPKFLPFTDELLETTLQIFQTSYAFRNRKYPIGRGKALQFIYGSKQVVTKGGILATTATTNLYRRARYKEGMKDIQSQCCSPDEVVFGPDFNQSLYCHLLCGLIYSDEVHQVFSPFAHSLVHAFQTFEEVWEDLCADIRGGVLSEKVTVPSIREAVTKILKPNPELADLIYKKCMGLSNWYGVIPALWPNAKYVYGIMTGSMEPYLKKLRHYAGHLPLISADYGASEGWVGANINPTLPPEQVTYAVLPQTGYFEFIRLEKPEGEETENSASIHYIESEPVGLTEVEVGKIYEVVITTFGGLYRYRLGDIVKVAGFHNSTPELRFICRRSLVLSINIDKNTEKDLQLAVEEAAKLLDAEKLEIVDFTSFVEKSSDPGRYVIFWELSSDASEDVLRSCANCLDLAFVDAGYMGSRKIKAIGPLELRILKKGTFKEILDHFLSLGGAVSQFKTPRFVSPLNVKVLQILNRNTTGSYFSTAYGL; from the exons ATGCCGATCTGTAGCTGTGAAGAAACTATCCATGAGTTTGAGATGCTAACACGCGATGCTGGGCGTGTACAGAAGGATACACTGAAAAAGATCCTTGAGTTGAATGCTGATGCTGAATATCTGAAGAAGTTCGGCCTCAATGGCAGGACTGATGTAGAGAGCTACAAATCCTGCATCCCGTTGTGTGTGCACAGTGATCTTGAGCCATACATCCATAggatcgctgatggtgatagcTCTCCACTCCTCACTGGGAAGCCCGTCACCTCCCTTTCCCTCAG TTCCGGAACAACACAGGGCAAGCCCAAGTTCTTGCCATTTACTGATGAATTGCTTGAGACCACACTTCAAATATTCCAGACTTCATATGCATTTAGGAACCG tAAGTATCCAATAGGAAGAGGAAAAGCGTTGCAGTTTATCTATGGTAGCAAGCAAGTGGTAACAAAAGGTGGCATCCTTGCCACAACTGCAACGACAAACTTGTACCGGAGGGCACGTTACAAGGAAGGGATGAAGGATATCCAGTCTCAATGCTGCAGCCCTGATGAAGTTGTTTTTGGCCCTGACTTCAATCAGTCCTTGTATTGTCACTTGCTCTGTGGGCTAATATACTCTGACGAGGTCCATCAGGTGTTCTCGCCATTTGCTCACAGCTTAGTCCATGCATTTCAAACATTTGAGGAGGTTTGGGAAGATCTATGTGCTGACATAAGAGGTGGTGTCCTCTCAGAGAAAGTTACAGTGCCATCTATTCGTGAAGCTGTTACAAAAATCCTGAAGCCCAACCCTGAGCTTGCTGACTTGATCTATAAGAAGTGCATGGGCTTGAGCAACTGGTATGGTGTAATTCCAGCGCTCTGGCCAAATGCAAAGTATGTCTATGGTATCATGACAGGTTCCATGGAGCCATACCTAaaaaagttgaggcactatgctGGGCACTTGCCTCTGATAAGTGCAGATTACGGTGCATCTGAAGGATGGGTTGGTGCTAATATAAACCCCACACTACCACCTGAACAGGTGACATACGCTGTTCTCCCCCAGACCGGTTATTTTGAGTTCATTCGTTTGGAGAAACCCGAAGGTGAGGAGACGGAGAATAGTGCCTCCATTCATTACATAGAATCAGAACCAGTTGGCCTGACCGAAGTTGAGGTCGGAAAAATCTATGAAGTTGTGATAACTACCTTTGGAG GTCTATATCGCTACCGGCTAGGAGATATTGTGAAGGTAGCAGGCTTCCACAACTCAACACCCGAGCTCCGGTTCATCTGCCGCAGAAGCCTAGTCCTGAGCATCAACATCGACAAGAACACCGAGAAAGACCTCCAGCTGGCTGTTGAGGAGGCAGCAAAGCTCTTGGATGCAGAGAAGCTGGAAATTGTGGATTTCACTAGCTTTGTGGAGAAGTCAAGTGACCCTGGTCGCTATGTCATCTTCTGGGAGCTGAGCTCCGATGCAAGTGAGGATGTGTTACGAAGCTGCGCAAATTGCTTGGACCTAGCCTTTGTTGATGCAGGATATATGGGTTCAAGGAAGATCAAAGCCATTGGCCCACTTGAGCTACGGATTCTGAAAAAGGGAACCTTCAAGGAGATTCTAGATCACTTCCTGAGCCTTGGTGGCGCCGTGAGTCAGTTCAAGACACCTCGATTCGTCAGTCCGTTGAATGTCAAGGTTCTGCAGATACTAAATAGGAACACCACCGGAAGTTACTTCAGTACCGCCTATGGGCTCTGA
- the LOC8065953 gene encoding transcription factor FAMA isoform X1, with the protein MHVSIVSSSNSKHLLRCSAPRPDHHIMDKEQQGSHLDSFAAPPEDQHQQHAGGAETMVDYMLGHNHVHAPPAAPAPPTTQSQQAVSFDKLSFSDVLQFADFGPKLALNQPAASAGPGEDADDIDDDDDDDGYFFRFQSLPATTLPQRHANPEAAGSKTTTADQDGGAGGGVGGVSESTTLVQQGDHGRAENKGAGDQQQGKSGRRKRPRTVKTSEEVESQRMTHIAVERNRRRQMNEYLRVLRSLMPGSYVQRGDQASIIGGAIEFIRELEQLIQCLESQKRRRLYGGSGDAPRPPPVVDAAVPGGAPITSTTQPQVPPPPQFFPPSHPFPVASGGGDAKIILDLEAAGGAVVDAGGGLREEVAENKSCLADIEVRALGADAMIKILSRRRPGQLIKTIAALEDMQMSILHTNITTIEQTVLYSFNVKIVGEARYSAEDIAGAVHQILSFIDVNYTL; encoded by the exons ATGCATGTGTCCATCGTGAGTTCATCAAATTCAAAGCACCTACTACGCTGCTCTGCTCCTCGACCTGATCATCATATCATGGACAAAGAG CAGCAGGGGAGTCACCTCGACAGCTTCGCGGCGCCGCCGGAAGACCAGCACCAGCAGCACGCCGGCGGGGCCGAGACGATGGTCGACTACATGCTTGGCCACAACCACGTGCACGCGCCGCCTGCCGCACCAGCACCGCCGACGACGCAGAGCCAGCAGGCGGTGTCGTTCGACAAGCTCAGCTTCTCCGACGTCCTGCAGTTCGCCGACTTCGGCCCCAAGCTCGCGCTCAACCAGCCCGCCGCGTCCGCCGGCCCGGGAGAGGACGCGGACgacatcgacgacgacgacgacgacgacggataCTTCTTCAGGTTCCAGTCTCTGCCGGCGACGACCCTCCCCCAGCGCCACGCGAATCCTGAGGCGGCGGGCAGCAAGACGACGACGGCCGATCAGGACGGAggagccggcggcggcgtcggcggcgtctCCGAGAGCACCACGCTGGTGCAGCAGGGCGATCACGGCCGCGCGGAGAATAAGGGCGCCGGGGACCAGCAGCAGGGGAAGAGCGGCCGGCGGAAGCGCCCGCGCACGGTGAAGACCAGCGAGGAGGTGGAGAGCCAGCGGATGACGCACATCGCCGTCGAGCGCAACCGCCGGCGCCAGATGAACGAGTACCTCAGGGTCCTCAGGTCACTCATGCCAGGATCCTACGTCCAGAGG GGAGACCAAGCATCGATCATAGGAGGCGCCATCGAGTTCATCAGGGAGCTGGAGCAGCTGATCCAGTGCCTGGAGTCGCAGAAGCGGCGGCGCCTGTACGGCGGGTCCGGCGACGCGCCACGGCCACCGCCGGTGGTGGACGCAGCAGTGCCAGGCGGCGCGCCAATAACGTCCACTACTCAGCCAcaggtgccgccgccgccgcagttcTTCCCTCCGAGCCACCCTTTCCCGGTGGCGTctggcggcggcgacgccaaGATAATACTGGACCTGGAAGCGGCAGGAGGCGCCGTCGTCGACGCCGGCGGCGGGCTCCGGGAGgaggtggccgagaacaagTCGTGCCTGGCGGACATCGAGGTGCGGGCGCTGGGCGCCGACGCCATGATCAAGATCCTGTCACGCCGCCGGCCAGGGCAACTGATCAAGACCATCGCCGCGCTGGAGGACATGCAGATGTCCATCCTGCAcaccaacatcaccaccatCGAGCAGACCGTCCTCTACTCCTTCAACGTTAAG ATCGTCGGCGAGGCAAGATACTCGGCGGAGGACATCGCCGGCGCCGTGCACCAGATCCTCAGCTTCATCGACGTCAACTACACCCTGTGA
- the LOC8065953 gene encoding transcription factor FAMA isoform X2: MHVSIVSSSNSKHLLRCSAPRPDHHIMDKEQGSHLDSFAAPPEDQHQQHAGGAETMVDYMLGHNHVHAPPAAPAPPTTQSQQAVSFDKLSFSDVLQFADFGPKLALNQPAASAGPGEDADDIDDDDDDDGYFFRFQSLPATTLPQRHANPEAAGSKTTTADQDGGAGGGVGGVSESTTLVQQGDHGRAENKGAGDQQQGKSGRRKRPRTVKTSEEVESQRMTHIAVERNRRRQMNEYLRVLRSLMPGSYVQRGDQASIIGGAIEFIRELEQLIQCLESQKRRRLYGGSGDAPRPPPVVDAAVPGGAPITSTTQPQVPPPPQFFPPSHPFPVASGGGDAKIILDLEAAGGAVVDAGGGLREEVAENKSCLADIEVRALGADAMIKILSRRRPGQLIKTIAALEDMQMSILHTNITTIEQTVLYSFNVKIVGEARYSAEDIAGAVHQILSFIDVNYTL, translated from the exons ATGCATGTGTCCATCGTGAGTTCATCAAATTCAAAGCACCTACTACGCTGCTCTGCTCCTCGACCTGATCATCATATCATGGACAAAGAG CAGGGGAGTCACCTCGACAGCTTCGCGGCGCCGCCGGAAGACCAGCACCAGCAGCACGCCGGCGGGGCCGAGACGATGGTCGACTACATGCTTGGCCACAACCACGTGCACGCGCCGCCTGCCGCACCAGCACCGCCGACGACGCAGAGCCAGCAGGCGGTGTCGTTCGACAAGCTCAGCTTCTCCGACGTCCTGCAGTTCGCCGACTTCGGCCCCAAGCTCGCGCTCAACCAGCCCGCCGCGTCCGCCGGCCCGGGAGAGGACGCGGACgacatcgacgacgacgacgacgacgacggataCTTCTTCAGGTTCCAGTCTCTGCCGGCGACGACCCTCCCCCAGCGCCACGCGAATCCTGAGGCGGCGGGCAGCAAGACGACGACGGCCGATCAGGACGGAggagccggcggcggcgtcggcggcgtctCCGAGAGCACCACGCTGGTGCAGCAGGGCGATCACGGCCGCGCGGAGAATAAGGGCGCCGGGGACCAGCAGCAGGGGAAGAGCGGCCGGCGGAAGCGCCCGCGCACGGTGAAGACCAGCGAGGAGGTGGAGAGCCAGCGGATGACGCACATCGCCGTCGAGCGCAACCGCCGGCGCCAGATGAACGAGTACCTCAGGGTCCTCAGGTCACTCATGCCAGGATCCTACGTCCAGAGG GGAGACCAAGCATCGATCATAGGAGGCGCCATCGAGTTCATCAGGGAGCTGGAGCAGCTGATCCAGTGCCTGGAGTCGCAGAAGCGGCGGCGCCTGTACGGCGGGTCCGGCGACGCGCCACGGCCACCGCCGGTGGTGGACGCAGCAGTGCCAGGCGGCGCGCCAATAACGTCCACTACTCAGCCAcaggtgccgccgccgccgcagttcTTCCCTCCGAGCCACCCTTTCCCGGTGGCGTctggcggcggcgacgccaaGATAATACTGGACCTGGAAGCGGCAGGAGGCGCCGTCGTCGACGCCGGCGGCGGGCTCCGGGAGgaggtggccgagaacaagTCGTGCCTGGCGGACATCGAGGTGCGGGCGCTGGGCGCCGACGCCATGATCAAGATCCTGTCACGCCGCCGGCCAGGGCAACTGATCAAGACCATCGCCGCGCTGGAGGACATGCAGATGTCCATCCTGCAcaccaacatcaccaccatCGAGCAGACCGTCCTCTACTCCTTCAACGTTAAG ATCGTCGGCGAGGCAAGATACTCGGCGGAGGACATCGCCGGCGCCGTGCACCAGATCCTCAGCTTCATCGACGTCAACTACACCCTGTGA
- the LOC8065295 gene encoding jasmonic acid-amido synthetase JAR1 isoform X2 — protein MSVSLGYCFILRIIVLSNPGTHRNHIAWIASKLLSPSPVSDKSKILPVKMPICSCEETIHEFEMLTRDAGRVQKDTLKKILELNADAEYLKKFGLNGRTDVESYKSCIPLCVHSDLEPYIHRIADGDSSPLLTGKPVTSLSLSSGTTQGKPKFLPFTDELLETTLQIFQTSYAFRNRKYPIGRGKALQFIYGSKQVVTKGGILATTATTNLYRRARYKEGMKDIQSQCCSPDEVVFGPDFNQSLYCHLLCGLIYSDEVHQVFSPFAHSLVHAFQTFEEVWEDLCADIRGGVLSEKVTVPSIREAVTKILKPNPELADLIYKKCMGLSNWYGVIPALWPNAKYVYGIMTGSMEPYLKKLRHYAGHLPLISADYGASEGWVGANINPTLPPEQVTYAVLPQTGYFEFIRLEKPEGEETENSASIHYIESEPVGLTEVEVGKIYEVVITTFGGLYRYRLGDIVKVAGFHNSTPELRFICRRSLVLSINIDKNTEKDLQLAVEEAAKLLDAEKLEIVDFTSFVEKSSDPGRYVIFWELSSDASEDVLRSCANCLDLAFVDAGYMGSRKIKAIGPLELRILKKGTFKEILDHFLSLGGAVSQFKTPRFVSPLNVKVLQILNRNTTGSYFSTAYGL, from the exons ATGTCTGTTTCTTTAGGATACTGCTTTATCCTTCGTATAATTGTATTGTCAAACCCTGGCACCCACCGGAATCATATAGCCTGGATAGCCAGCAAGCTGCTCTCTCCGTCTCCTGTCA GTGATAAATCCAAGATTCTTCCAGTAAAGATGCCGATCTGTAGCTGTGAAGAAACTATCCATGAGTTTGAGATGCTAACACGCGATGCTGGGCGTGTACAGAAGGATACACTGAAAAAGATCCTTGAGTTGAATGCTGATGCTGAATATCTGAAGAAGTTCGGCCTCAATGGCAGGACTGATGTAGAGAGCTACAAATCCTGCATCCCGTTGTGTGTGCACAGTGATCTTGAGCCATACATCCATAggatcgctgatggtgatagcTCTCCACTCCTCACTGGGAAGCCCGTCACCTCCCTTTCCCTCAG TTCCGGAACAACACAGGGCAAGCCCAAGTTCTTGCCATTTACTGATGAATTGCTTGAGACCACACTTCAAATATTCCAGACTTCATATGCATTTAGGAACCG tAAGTATCCAATAGGAAGAGGAAAAGCGTTGCAGTTTATCTATGGTAGCAAGCAAGTGGTAACAAAAGGTGGCATCCTTGCCACAACTGCAACGACAAACTTGTACCGGAGGGCACGTTACAAGGAAGGGATGAAGGATATCCAGTCTCAATGCTGCAGCCCTGATGAAGTTGTTTTTGGCCCTGACTTCAATCAGTCCTTGTATTGTCACTTGCTCTGTGGGCTAATATACTCTGACGAGGTCCATCAGGTGTTCTCGCCATTTGCTCACAGCTTAGTCCATGCATTTCAAACATTTGAGGAGGTTTGGGAAGATCTATGTGCTGACATAAGAGGTGGTGTCCTCTCAGAGAAAGTTACAGTGCCATCTATTCGTGAAGCTGTTACAAAAATCCTGAAGCCCAACCCTGAGCTTGCTGACTTGATCTATAAGAAGTGCATGGGCTTGAGCAACTGGTATGGTGTAATTCCAGCGCTCTGGCCAAATGCAAAGTATGTCTATGGTATCATGACAGGTTCCATGGAGCCATACCTAaaaaagttgaggcactatgctGGGCACTTGCCTCTGATAAGTGCAGATTACGGTGCATCTGAAGGATGGGTTGGTGCTAATATAAACCCCACACTACCACCTGAACAGGTGACATACGCTGTTCTCCCCCAGACCGGTTATTTTGAGTTCATTCGTTTGGAGAAACCCGAAGGTGAGGAGACGGAGAATAGTGCCTCCATTCATTACATAGAATCAGAACCAGTTGGCCTGACCGAAGTTGAGGTCGGAAAAATCTATGAAGTTGTGATAACTACCTTTGGAG GTCTATATCGCTACCGGCTAGGAGATATTGTGAAGGTAGCAGGCTTCCACAACTCAACACCCGAGCTCCGGTTCATCTGCCGCAGAAGCCTAGTCCTGAGCATCAACATCGACAAGAACACCGAGAAAGACCTCCAGCTGGCTGTTGAGGAGGCAGCAAAGCTCTTGGATGCAGAGAAGCTGGAAATTGTGGATTTCACTAGCTTTGTGGAGAAGTCAAGTGACCCTGGTCGCTATGTCATCTTCTGGGAGCTGAGCTCCGATGCAAGTGAGGATGTGTTACGAAGCTGCGCAAATTGCTTGGACCTAGCCTTTGTTGATGCAGGATATATGGGTTCAAGGAAGATCAAAGCCATTGGCCCACTTGAGCTACGGATTCTGAAAAAGGGAACCTTCAAGGAGATTCTAGATCACTTCCTGAGCCTTGGTGGCGCCGTGAGTCAGTTCAAGACACCTCGATTCGTCAGTCCGTTGAATGTCAAGGTTCTGCAGATACTAAATAGGAACACCACCGGAAGTTACTTCAGTACCGCCTATGGGCTCTGA